tttccttagggggcatacttcctttccaaccagcacattAATTCAAAAGATTTGAAATAAATTGGAATTTGGATAAATGCCTTAAATGCCACATAGAAGTATAAGTTTATGAATattctaaagaaattaaagaatataaaaagggTCCTAGTTGCTCACATACAAGAACAAAACTGTACAGTGCTGCTTTCATTCACCCTGGTGTGGTactcaaaatatttaatgatcAGAATGATACCAATAACACATTGCTGATGCCTGGATAATACCAGTaaagattttaaatgtatttttatcctGTAAGGAAGTATGAATAATTGTGTGTTTGTAAACATTCTATTAAGTGCTATAAATTGTACCAAATCATCAAATCATTATAGTTCCCAAAAACAAGTGTTTATATGTGTGTGGGAATTATGACGCTTATTGCAGAAGGTGGGAAAAACACAGAATGGTAGGAAAACACTTTTTCCTGTACTTAAAGACTAtgactttttattgtgaaatactttcaaatgtacgggacagttacaaaaataatacaagtcCCTACAGAGGAATgcggagacttctgggaagatgctGAGCGGTGAGGAGCAGGTTCACCCCTGGTTCGGGCGACGAGATAAGAGACCGGGAGGAAAAGCCTAAGGCGAGTGGTCCAGGAGGATCTTCAGGCAGTTTTGGGGGAGGCGGATTTGGGGAGCGCGAGTGGGTCCGGTGGCGGGATCCCCACCGGAGGACTGTGGTGCAGCGAGGAGGTGGGCAGGAGGGAGCTGACCCTCCTCGGCTCCAGCCAGCTCAGCTgcggctggggaaacctccccacgTGGTTGCAGAGGGCAGCGCCTGCAGGGAGCCCAGTGGCCGATGACTGTCCACTGCGGGGTGGGCCTCGGGGTGGGGGAAGTGACCATCTGGTCGGTGCAGGAAAAGCAGGCTGCAGCCCGGATACCTGGCAGGCCCACCAGCGCTGCGTAGCCGCAGAGACCCGCCTGCGGCTGCGCCCGCCAAGCAGACCCCTTACTGAGCAGACCCCCTACCTAGCAACCCCCTGGCGGAGCAGACGCCCTGCCGAGCAGACGCCCTGCCGAGCAGACCTCTGGCGGAGCACCTGGACCTCAAGTCTTTTCGgccaggaggggcagggctgagggaggaggaggaggaggaggagaagactCCGCGCCATCTGCTGGCAGACATAGTAAGTGCAGGTCGGCTAGACCAGACAGAGAGCTTGAGGGAGGAGCCTCACGGTTGCCACCTATTGGGGAGAAGGGGTAGGTGCATGCAAGCCAACTCGCTACCTGCCtagatctttatttttatttttttattcttaatattctttttcgtttattccttttaaaacatattctttctatacattttattagtaatataattgtccttttcattttgtttaaaatctcttatagatgttttatattattttactcattttctattttttactttgcatattttttattattctgtttcatttattattattattattattattatttctcttaaattttctctccctctgatGGGCGTCAGCCTGACTTTACTCCCAGTGTGTCCTGGgctgtctccttttgattctggtgcTTATTACTGTCAAGGtgtattttgttgtggttcttggttttgtttcatatttttattatattattattatctctcttttcctttcttttctccttcttttgtatgtgtatgtgcacaGACTTGGAGTCCACCTTGGGTCTCCTGCGTGGTggtcagccattctgccactgaagtatCCGTGAACCCCTGCCGAACTTATACTAGACCCTtaaattgaattgtgtcccctacatgagatctggatcTTGATTTGGTAGAGAATAACCAATAAAGCACAAGagaaaacattcagcaaaaactaagtaaatgcaaaactttagaaaagtgaaggaaatcaacttgtataataacatatcaaaataatcaaatgctgCGAacacaaaaacacatgaagatccaagAAGAAGTATCCCAGCCaaacaactaaataaaaattccagaggggacaaagaatttggaacaactactcaaggatatttataaagaaataaaggataccaGGAAGACacgagaagagcataaagaagactggggaggttaaatagaaaaaatggcagatctcacagaaatgaaagatacagtagaccaaaaaatatatatactggagacacatgatagcagatttgaagaagcagaaggaagaataagtgagctagaagacagaacaatagaactagagtgcacaaaagaacaaatggcaagaaagatggaaaaaatgtgtgctggtttgaaaagatgtatgtcccctagaaaagccatgttttaatctaaatcccatttcataaaggcagaataatccctattcaatactgtatgtttgaatctgtaattagataacctccctggagatgtgatttaatcaagagtggttgttaaactggattaggtgatgacatatctccacccattcgggtgggtcttgataagtttctggagtcctataaaagaggaaactttgggagaatgaagagattcagagagagcagagaatgctgcagcaccacgaagcagagagtccacgagccagtgacctttagagatgaagaaggaaaacacctcccaggtagcttcatgaaaccagaagccaggagagaaagctagcagatgacactgtgttcaccatgtgcccttccagatgagagagaagccctgactgtgttcaccatgtgccttctcacttgagagagaaaccctgaacttcatcgaccttcttgaaccaaggtatctttccctggatgccttttattggacatttccatacacccaatttaattgggaaatttctacagcctaaaaactgttaacttgcaacttattaaattcccccttttaaaagccattccatttctggtatattgcattttggtagctagcaaactagaactaaaTGCCACTGGATCTTAGGAAAATGAGGGACAACAAGAGGCACAAAAGTATAAGAAttattagtgtcccagaaggagaaaagggttgggaaagttagttgaagatataataggAGAAAACTTCCCGATTcctataaaagacatgaatatacacattaaagaggcccaataaatcccaaatagaataaatccgaaCAAACCctctccaaggcacatactaatcaaactgtcaggtgttgaagagaaacagaaagtcctgaaagcagcatgagaaaagcaatctactacatacaagggacaACACacaagactgacttcagactactcaacaggcaccatggaagcaagaagacagtggtatgatatttttaagatcctcaatgagaaaggctttcaaccaagaattctttatccagccaagatatccttcaaaattgagggagagattaaggttcttcaaagataaagaaagattgacagaactagtcaacaagagacaagCCCTACAAGAGATATTAAAGGGAGCCCTATCAGctgataaaaagaagacagaagagggaggtctagaggagggcagagaattgaagaatatgCATAAAAGGtaattttaaggaagagagagatagaagaaaaacaatacacaggtctgacaaataaaaactaaaggacaagatggtagaatcaagaactccCTTtgcagtaattactttgaatgttaatggacaaaactcaccaattaaaagatacagactgatagaatggatcaaaaacataatccatctatatgctgtttacaatagacagatcttagactcaaggacacagactgaaagtgaaaggatggaaaaacactttctatgcaagttgtaaccaaaagaaagcagaaataactatactaatatcagacaaaatagactttaaatgtaaagacgtcataagagacaaagaaggacactacatattaataaaagggataattcaccaggaagaaataacaatcataaatgtgtatgctcccaatcaaggcactccaaagtacatgaggcatgtactgggaaaactgaagggagctacagaCATATTGACagtaacagtgggagacttcagtaaCCATTCTCtgctatagacagaacaaccacacagagagtcaacaaggaaatagagaacctaaacaataagataaatgaattagatctaatagacatatgtaggtcattacAACCCGAAAcaccagaatacacattcttctttagtgcacatggaatgttctccaggatagatcacatactGGGACATGAACTGGGTTTCTATAAACTTAActagattgaaattatccaaagtcttttctctgatcacaaaggaataaagttggaaattaataatcaccaaaaaaaCAGAgccttcacaaatatatggagattaaacaacacactctaaaataatcagtgggtcaaggtagaaattactagagaaatcagaaagtatctggagacaaatgatgaGAATAcgacatgtcaaaacttatgggatgtggcaaaggcagttctgagaggtaaatttattgccctaaatgcctgtattaaagaaaaaaaaaacaagaatgagcaaaacttgaggatttaactgctcacctggagaatttaaagaaagaatagcaaactaaccccaaagcaaataaaagaagagaaataataaagactaaaactgaaataaacagactggagaataataaaaacaatagaaataatcaacaaaaataaaagttggttctttgagaaaattaataaaattgatggccccTAGCTGGactaacaaaacagaaaagagagaggacacaaataaaatcagaaatgagaggggggttgttaccactgattatgaagaaattttaaaaatcataggaatattatgaacaactatataccaacaaactagataactttagatgaaatagacaaattcctagaaacatgcgaattacctatactgactcaagaagaaatagaagatctcaacaaactaattacaagtaaagagatccaatcagtatTCAGAAATCATCCTacagacagaaatcccagaatgagctgagactcagcatcaagggattgagaaaaactctagaaagagctgagacccagcatcaagggattgagaaaaccttctcaaccaaaagggcaaagagagaaatgagacaaaataaagtgtcaatggctgagagattccaaacagagtcgagaggttatcctggaggttattcttacacattaagtagatatcaccttgttatccaagatgtaatggagaggctggagggaactgcctgaaaatgtagagctgtattccagtagccatgtttcttgatgattgtagaatgatatagctttcacaatgtgaccgtgtgattgtgaaaaccttgtgtctgatgctccttttatctaccttgtcaacagatgagtagaacatatggaataaaaataaataatagggggaacaaatgttaaaataaatttagtttgaaatgctagtgatcaatgaaagggaggggtaaagggtatggtatgtaaaaaaaattttttccgttttcgttttatttttctgttgtctttttctttttctgaattgatgcaaatgttctaagaaatgatcatgatgatgagtatgcaactatgtgatgatattgtgaattactgattatatgtgtggaatggaatgagcatatactaagaatgtctttctttcttgtaattttttaaaaattaatttaaaaattaaaaaaaaaaatcttcccacaaaaataaaaagtccaggacctgatgatggcttcacaggagaattttatcagacTTCACAAAAAGAACTggcagcaatcctgctcaaactcttccaaaaaactgtatgctacctaactcattttatgaagctaatatcactctaataccaaaattagattaagacaatacaagaaaactaaagaccaatctcccTACTGAACACAGATTTGAAAATTCttcacaaaatactagcaaatcatatccactgccactttaaaagaattatgcatcatgatcaagtgggattcataccaggaatgcaagggtggttcaacacgagaaaaatcaatcaacataatacagcatattaacaaattgaaagggaaaagtcacatgatcatatcgactGATgctcatgctggtttgaaaggatatatgtaccctagaaaagccacgttttaatctaaatcccatttcgtaaaggcagaataatccctatttgatactgtatgtttgaatctgtaattagatcatctccctggagatgtaacccaatcaagagtggtcattaaactggattaggggaaatgtgtctccacccatttgggtgggtcttcattggtttactggagtcctataaaagaggaaacattttggagaatgagagattcagagagagccgagaatgctgcagcaccacaaagcagaatcTGCTaaccagcgctttggagatgaagaaggaaaacggggagcttcatgaaaccagaagccagaagagaaggctagcagatgacggcatgtttgccatgtgcagttccagccgagagagaagccctaaccatgttcgccatgtcccttctcacttgagagaaatcctgaacttcattagccttcttgaagcaaggtatctttccccagatgccttagattggatatttctgtagacttcttcttctttttttttttttttttgcatgggcaggcaccaggaatcgaacccgggtctctggcatggcaggtgagaactctgcctgctgagccaccatggcccaccctatagacttgttttaattggaacattgtctcagccttagaactgtaaaatagcaacttattaaattcccctttttaaaagccattctctttctggtatattgcattctgacagctagagCACTAGAActatgctgaaaaagcattcgacaaaatccagcatcctttcctgataaaaatacttccaaAGTTAGGCATTGAAAGAAACTTTCCTAATattataaagagcatatatgaaaaacccatggccagcatcatacttaatggtgaaaaattgaaagcattccccttgagaccagggacaaaacaaggatgcacattgtcaccactgttatccaaTATTgcattagaagtactagctggagcaattagacaggagaaataaataaaaggcattcaaataagaagggaagaagtaaatttcattatttgcagatgacatgatcctatacttagaaaatcctgagaaatctacagtgaAACTACTTGAGcttataaattcagcaaagtggcaggatacaagattaatgtacaaaattcagtaatgtttctatacacaagcaatgacctatctgaggtgacagctaaggaaaaaattccattcagcaTAGCGACCAGAAGAGTtgggtatctaggaataagcctaaccagggatgtcaaggacttgtacacaaaaaagtacaaaaaaaattgctaaaagtaataaaaaatgacctaaatagatggaaagatattccatgctcatggataggaaggttcactatcatcaagatgtcaacactacccaaactgatctagaGATGtgatgcaataccaataaaaatcccaacaacctactttgaagacttggaaaaattggCTATCACATTTATATGTAAGGGAAAGAGACTGTGAATAGCTCAAGatttcctaaaaaagaagagcaaactgggaggtccatcagttcctgattttaaagcttactgtaaagccacagtgatcagaacagtatggtactagcacaaagacaggAGGACTGGCcagtgaaatagaattgagagtgcagagatggaCCACtacatttatggacatttgatcttcaataaggcccccaaattcattgaattgggacagaataatcttttcaataaatgggaatgggagaactgtatttcaatagccaaaagaatgaaagaagacccctaccttataacctatacaaaaattaattcaaaatggatcaaagacctaaatgtaagagccagtaccataaaattgattgaaaaaaaaatgtagggaaacatcttcaagatctagtaataggaggaagtttcttaaacttcacacctaaagcacaagctgtgaaagacaAAGTTGAACAATTGGAACTTCTTAAGATCAAGAgcatctgtgcctcaaaggactttgctaaaaaggtgaagaggcagccaactcaatgagaaaaagtatttggaaaccacatagcagataaaggtttgatatcctgtatacataaagaaattaaacagctcaccaacaagagaacaaacaacccaattataaaatgggcagaggaaatgaacaggaacttttctgaagagcaaatacagatggctcaaaagcacatgaagaaatgctcatattcattggctataagggaaatgcagatcaagactacaatgagataccacctcatagtatgctgttaaacaaacaggaaactacaaatgttgaagaggatgtggagaaattggaacatttattcactgttggtgggaatataaaatggttcagctgctatggaagtcagtttggtgattcctcagaaaactaaacattgagttgccctatgacctggcaataccaacaCTCAgtctatacccagaagagctgagtgcaatgacatgcacacacattttataaaggcagctgtttcttctaacccctattcagcactgtatggctgaaactttaattagattatctccctggagacgtgattcaatcaagagtgttgttaaactggattaggtggagacatgtctccacccattctaggtgggtcgtgttaactttactggaatcctataaaagaggaaattttggataaagtgggagatttggagagagcggAGAATGACAGacccacaagaaagccacaacagagagcGCCATAGAACCATGAAACCGAGTGCACCAGCCGGTGACTTTTtcaagtgaagaaggaaaatgcctccgggggagttggagagaaagctagcagatgacactgtgttcaccatgtgccctgccagccgagaaagaaaccctgactgtgtctgccatgtgcctttccacttgagggagaaaccctgaacttcactggccttcttgaaccaaggtatctttccctgaatgccttagattggacatttctatagacttgctttaattggaacatttccacagcctaaaaactggtaacttgcaacttattaaattcccctttttaaaagccattccatttctggtatattgcatttcaacagctgGCAAGCTAGaacacttagaatttaagaactgtgctatctgaaaaaaacaaacaacaacattgaatcaggactaaaacacggcttttctggggtacgtacataatactttcaaaccggcacagtgtACATGATTTAATCTACCATATGCCCAGTATCTGAAGTTGGAGATAAAGTAGTTGTGAAAGGGCCACCTGACAGGAGGTGTTCCTCCTTGGAGGGAAGCAGCTAACTTGCAGCAGTCTGGTGAGAAGAGAAGAGGGGGTTAAACGCCCTGACTCCACCTCTCCTTCCTTTTGGTGTTTGGCTAGTGTCTCCCATTGGATGAACCCAACTGAAGACCAGTTACAGTAAGAGAGCCTACAGGTTTGGCAAGCcttcctgagcaaaagggggaaaaaatgaagcaaaatacggtttcagtggctgagaggtttcaaatagagtcaggaggtcattctggaggctacttttatgcaagcttcagccaggtACTGCAGATCACCAGGGTATGCCAAGTGCAAACCAACAATACCCttaagaatacccagggctcaatctaagactctataaaagttttacttactacatttattttttcaggaaaatcctcagattattcctatgccagataaaccctgaaatccagaggcacCAACTCCCCAAgaccagttgcattcccctaccccataagggcaacaccccttttcagcttGAAGAAATTAGAAGGGTTATTGGacaaatattcctgaagattgaaagaatgatcaaatgagatgaaGGAGTTAAAACTGCGAAgttaggacttaataaatgattatgactactgaatcatttcatagatacttctttttagctTCTAGTGTATCGGAACAACAAGAAGGAAATACCtcaaattgctgaactgtaacccatattatACTTTGAAACTTtctctgtaactacttattaaactgtactttagaaataaaaaaaaaaaaaaaatcccttacaGAGAACTCTAAAATGCCCCTACACCCCAGATACTTTTGTCAGGCTTACCATATCACGTTTGCCTATTTATCAACCCATTTTCTGAACCCTTCAGTGTACATGTAGACATAATCCtacttgaacacttaatactggcATGCagatttcctaagaataaggacattcgcttatataaccaccttaagtgcagttatcaagttcaaaaaaatttaacatgTCTATTAAGTTTACAgactattttccaattttttcatatgtccgtttgagccttttctcctcccctgCTAATCCCATCCAAGATCATGTATCACAGGTGACTGTCATCCCCCCTCCGGAAccggcaggctccgggaatccaGCCGGGTCTCCGGGAGGCAGACCAGACTTCGCCACTGGACCACCGTTGCCCGccccattgtttcttttttaaaaaacagtttttattgttaaatataacacatatacaaagaaaagcagCAGCAATGATTTCCGAAGTACACGTCAACGTGTCACGGAACAGACGTCAGAGTCACCGCTTCGCGCGGCGCGACGGGGTGTGCACGGCTGCGACCTCCGGGCCCCGGGCCGCGCTCTCCTCCGCACCACGGCGTCAACACCGTTCTTCAGGACACTGGTTTCCGCTTTTCTTCTGTTGAAGCTGCAGGGAATACGGACGCGCAAACACGTCGACCGGGTCACCCCTGGGAGGCCGCTTTCGGGGTTCCGAAGGCGCCGTCTCCTCACACCCCCGCCGCGACTGGGTGTCACGGTTAGGTCGCATTCTGAGAGCAAAGTACCTGGCTGCCGTCCCGTGCCTTGCCTCGCTGGTGCGACGAAGAGCTCCCGGGTCGACGGGCCCAGGCGCCGCGCTCCTCCCGCCCGGCGGCCTCCGGTACGCTCCGGGCAGCGGGTCTCCGGCCCGACCCCGCCTGCAGACGTCCGGCAGGACCCACCATGGGCCCCAGGGCGGCGAGCCGCGCGGAGGACACAGGTAGAGGCGCTGCGCTCCGAAAGGAAACGCtgacccagaaagaaaaggaactggcCTCGGGACCGCACGACGCCTCAGCTGTTCGGCAGACCGACACACCAGGAGGCCCAACCGGCGAGAGCCGGGCCGGAGAGAGGTGCGCGTGCGCACTCGTACGCCGGGCGCCGACGGAAGCCGTGATGGCTCCGCCGCACCGCATCCGGGAGCTGCTCCTGCCGCCTCTTTCAGGCGCACCAGGTGGGCGGGGCGGGAGACAGGCGCGCGTGCGCACTCGTACGCTGGGCGCCGACGGAAGCCGTGATGGCCCCGTCGCACCTCATCCGGGTGCTCTCCTGCCGCCTCTTCCAGGCGCACCAGGTGGGCGGGGCGGGAGACAGGCGCGCGTGCGCACTCGTACGCTGGGCGCCGACGGAGGCCGCGATGGCCCCGCCGCAGCGCATCCAGGTTCTGCGGTGCTGCTCCTGCCGCCTCTTCCAGGCGCACCAGGTGGGCTAGCGCCGGCCTTCCCCTCCTCCGGGCGCGACGTGGAGGAGTGTCGGGGCGAAGGCCGGTCCCGGGGTGACAGGCGCGCCTGGCCTGCGGGGCTGAGGCCTGGGGTTTGCCCGGGCGCTTACTCAGGTGGTTCCAGACcgttttcccttttctcttggtTCTACGGAATGTGGACCCGGGAGGAAAGCGGTTCCCACGGGGGCGGCTTCTCGGGGCTCTAGCAGAGCGTGGAGAGATCAGGTCCCTGCGCAGGTGTGGGGTGCCCCTGGGGGGTCCCTGCGTAGCCGTGGGGTGCAGCTGAAGGTCCCTCCCCAGGTGTTAAGGTATAGCTGAGAGCTCTTGCACAGGTGTAGGGTGCCCCTGAGAATCCCTGCCCAGGTGTTGGGGTGCCACTGATGGTCCATGCACAGGTGTGAAGGTGTCTCTGAAGATCTCTACACAGGTATGGGGGTGCCCCTGAGGGTCCCTGCACTGATGTGGGGGTGCCTCTGAGGGTCCCTGCACAGGTGTGGGGGTGCCTCTGAGGGTCCCTGCACAGGTGTGGGGGTGCCTCTGAGGGTCCCTGCACAGGTGTGGGGGTGCCACTAAGTCCTGACTGTTCTGCACCCTGCCGTGGTCTTTCTCCCTTGTGAGGGACTGGACTCCTGCTTTCCAGAGTAGGAACAAGGGCCCCCTTGAGTACTTTGAACAGAGTAATATGTGTTTCTAAAACGTATTTGCTTCTCGACTCCCAGGTCGTAAGATGGGGGATTTCATGTAAGGAGTGCCTCTTTGGACCCTAGTCTTTATCCCTGCTCTCACCACCTGAGGCTGCTGTCAGTGCTTTTGCTTGGAATTGTCCTGCCCTCCTCCTAGTTAATGTGCTTCCAGTCTGTGCCCTGGAAAAGGATCGCACCAAACTTGCATGTGTGTGAGAAAACTTACATGTATGTTAGAAAGCTATGTAAGGTGTTGAGTTTGCACCTGTAAGCCTTGCAATTAATACTGAGACTTCCAGGCTTTTGCCTGAAGTTTttacctattttcttttttgagcttCGTTCTAGGAATTGAAgataattggaaataattttacattttgcatGGTCATTATTAGGTCTTCAAAAAGTGATTTGAAACCAAAAGAGGAATGGGGAAAaggaatttaatttaaatgcatGTCTGCTATGTACCAGGGTTTTCACATATCTCATTTAGTTTCAACAACCCATTTtgcagagatgagaaaactgaaatgcAGAGAAATCAAGTGGCTTTTCTAAGTAATAAATAGCAGAGCCAGAGCTGTGTGACTGCAAAAAAAAGGGGTTATACCAGACCATCTCCAGGGCCCCAGAGTGAACCGTGAATTAGTTACTACGTGTTATCCagatgttgtttttttaatccatttattacTTGCATGTGTAACCATAGAAAATCCAGAGCTTATTTATGGTGTTTTAAGTTTGATGCTGAGAAGGAGAAATGCTAGGTCAGAGGATATGCCACCCATATTTTTAGTAGATGCTGCTTGTCTTTAGAATCCTTTGTAGGTAGTTGCCAAAAAATCTGGATGATATTTGTGTTCGCAACATATTAATCATATTAATTTATATGAATCAGATAGACAGCTTTGTGATATTGAGCATAATAGTTCATTCCATTTCTTCAGGCCTTCTTTGGTATCCTTTGGAGACCTTTCTTTGTTGCTGGTAAAAATGGACTCTTtttttccattagcttttctAACTAGATGTTTGCTTTTATAAAGCTGATGTTAATTTTTGATGTTTTACTAATTTACGGGCCAATTATTATGCAAAATTGTTATTGGATTGTTTGCTGATTTTAGTAGCTTTCATTTGATTCTCTTGGATTTTCaggtaaaaaaatcaaatcaatgaataatCAAAGTTTTTTCCTCCCTTCTAATTTTTATGCTTttgattcctttctctttttgaattcCATTGGCTGAAAAAATGAtacatccagaaaaaaatgataaat
This region of Tamandua tetradactyla isolate mTamTet1 chromosome 20, mTamTet1.pri, whole genome shotgun sequence genomic DNA includes:
- the LOC143664825 gene encoding uncharacterized protein LOC143664825 isoform X1; protein product: MRCGGAITASVGARRTSAHAHLSPARLSPVGPPGVSVCRTAEASCGPEASSFSFWVSVSFRSAAPLPVSSARLAALGPMVGPAGRLQAGSGRRPAARSVPEAAGREERGAWARRPGSSSSHQRGKARDGSQLQQKKSGNQCPEERC
- the LOC143664825 gene encoding uncharacterized protein LOC143664825 isoform X2 is translated as MRCGGAITASVGARRTSAHAHLSPARLSPVGPPGVSVCRTAEASCGPEASSFSFWVSVSFRSAAPLPVSSARLAALGPMVGPAGRLQAGSGRRPAARSVPEAAGREERGAWARRPGSSSSHQRGKARDGSQGHTAANN